One window of Magallana gigas chromosome 2, xbMagGiga1.1, whole genome shotgun sequence genomic DNA carries:
- the LOC105338672 gene encoding electroneutral sodium bicarbonate exchanger 1 isoform X2: MTDSHEETVRDYGMTRNFSSDNFASDAHRQMIGVRLPRRQQRPGRSSSSRRHRDQNGYPRSSDASSPTSVSPSEHIQQLLLENDDTHNVFCQMDTLYTALNEYQWRETARWVKYEEDVEDGGERWSKPHVASLSLHSLFELRSSLLMGAVMLDMDAYHITQVADLIIDQLINAKLLESNLRDNVRAAITANHAHQHQKRRRSMMPTQQESMADFRKRSMKRNFSSNMSFRRDSSAKLNRNPNSVPENIGDLLSDSASSAKLNQQFMKKIPDGSEAANILVGEMDCLKYQITAFVRLTEARSIGDLTEVPLPTKFIFLLLGPPGSHNKNVEMGRSMSTMMVDEVFREVAYRAKSRQDILSGIDEFLDQVTVLPPGEWDPKIRIEPPDKVPSQDPRRQQNAKVPEGPKVAAEQIEEEESHIDPTLVRTGRLFGGLVADIKRKIPWYASDFKDCLHIQCVASTLYLYLATLTPNVTFGGLLGLATNQYMGTMECILTAAIVGILFALFAGQPLNILGSTGPMLVLEMIVYSFCIDQGWDYMPFRAWTGIWTTVIIMLVVAFDLSALVRYITRFTEESFACLIAIIFIYEAIKKVIGITKKYPVNLNPEHEYFFNCTCTPPIDNSTYFNATNLTMAAGPTYAVQEMTTMSYANSSSIDFSTLTEDMCEMYNGTMVGPDCGHHPYAADVFFLSVILFFGTYVIATSLKDFKTSGYFPSFVRQIFSDFAVLLAIILMVGLDMAIGIPTPKLEVPENFAPTKPGRPWFINPISDKNPWWVILVSAIPAFLSTILIFLDQQITAVIVNRKENKLKKGNGYHLDMFVVGICVLICSLLGLPWYVAATVSALAHIMSLKKESECSAPGEKPVFLGCREQRVTALVVGILSGLSVFMTKILKVIPMPVLYGVFLFMGVAALKGMQFVDRLALIFMPKKYQPDHMYLRHVPIKRVHLFTLFQIVCLAILWVVKMIKSISILFPVMVLGTCIVRKLFDYIFEQRELKWLDDLMPEDKKMAKEDQEMAGDGEKDQLLNEEESKFNYNRVNISEEVNKTGMWLQVRRSSTREDSLHDKNRKNMKNEENSEKKGQKAAFYFGENA; encoded by the exons ATGACGGATTCTCACGAGGAAACAGTGAGGGATTATGGGATGACTCGGAACTTTAGCAGCGACAATTTCG CTAGCGATGCTCATCGTCAGATGATAGGGGTACGCTTGCCAAGGAGACAACAGCGTCCCGGGCGCTCTTCATCTTCCAGAAGACATCGAGATCAAAATGGCTACCCTAGATCGTCTGATGCTTCAAGTCCCA CTTCAGTGTCGCCTAGTGAACACATTCAACAACTCCTTCTCGAGAACGATGACACACACAACGTTTTCTGTCAGATGGACACACTTTACACCGCTCTGAATGAGTACCAATGGAGAGAGACTGCAAG ATGGGTGAAATATGAAGAAGATGTAGAAGATGGAGGAGAGCGTTGGTCTAAGCCCCACGTTGCCTCACTTTCGCTACATTCCCTGTTTGAACTCCGGTCCTCCCTGCTGATGGGAGCTGTGATGTTAGACATGGATGCTTACCATATCACCCAGGTTGCTG ACCTCATCATCGATCAGCTCATTAATGCCAAACTCTTGGAAAGCAACCTTCGCGACAACGTCAGAGCAGCGATAACAGCAAACCACGCCCATCAGCATCAAAAGCGCAGGCGAAGTATGATGCCAACTCAACAAGAATCAATGGCCGACTTCCGGAAACGTTCAATGAAGAGGAACTTTTCTAGTAACATGTCTTTCAGAAGAG ACAGCTCAGCAAAATTAAACAGAAATCCAAATAGTGTTCCCGAAAACATTGGTGACCTTTTGAGCGATTCTGCTTCAAGTGCTAAG ctgaaCCAACAGTTCATGAAAAAGATTCCTGATGGGTCGGAAGCTGCCAACATTTTGGTTGGAGAGATGGATTGCCTGAAGTATCAGATTACTGCCTTTGTGAGACTGACCGAGGCACGGTCTATCGGGGACCTGACGGAGGTCCCTTTGCCAACCAAGTTCATCTTCCTCCTCCTCGGACCTCCCGGAAGCCACAATAAAAACGTAGAGATGGGACGTTCCATGTCCACAATGATGGTTGATGAG GTATTCAGGGAAGTTGCATACCGGGCCAAAAGTAGGCAAGATATTTTGTCCGGAATCGACGAGTTCCTTGACCAGGTCACGGTTCTTCCTCCCGGAGAGTGGGATCCTAAAATCAGGATAGAGCCTCCTGACAAAGTACCATCCCAG GACCCAAGGAGACAACAGAACGCCAAGGTTCCGGAGGGTCCGAAAGTAGCAGCAGAACAGATTGAAGAGGAAGAATCTCATATCGATCCAACATTAGTACGAACTGGCAG aCTGTTTGGAGGTTTGGTGGCCGACATCAAACGAAAGATTCCGTGGTATGCCAGCGACTTCAAAGATTGTCTTCACATCCAGTGTGTGGCGTCCACATTGTATCTCTACCTGGCTACTCTTACACCAAATGTTACGTTCGGAGGACTTCTAGGACTGGCAACAAACCAATACATG GGTACGATGGAATGCATCTTGACCGCAGCTATCGTTGGCATTCTCTTTGCTCTCTTTGCTGGGCAACCGCTGAATATTCTGGGTAGTACTGGTCCCATGTTGGTTCTGGAAATGATTGTCTACAGCTTCTGTAT TGATCAAGGATGGGATTACATGCCTTTCCGGGCGTGGACGGGAATCTGGACAACAGTTATCATCATGCTTGTAGTGGCCTTTGACCTCAGTGCGCTTGTGCGGTACATCACGAGATTTACCGAGGAGAGCTTCGCTTGCCTGATCGCCATTATCTTCATTTACGAAGCTATCAAAAAAGTCATCGGAATCACCAAAAAGTATCCCGTCAATCTCAACCCAGAGCATGAATACTTCTTCAACTGCACTTGTACGCCACCTATTGACAATTCCACCTACTTTAATGCAACGAACCTAACGATGGCTGCTGGGCCGACATACGCTGTACAAGAGATGACAACCATGAGCTACGCCAATTCCAGCTCCATTGACTTCTCGACGCTGACAGAGGACATGTGCGAGATGTACAATGGAACCATGGTGGGACCGGATTGTGGTCATCATCCGTATGCCGCCGACGTCTTCTTCCTGTCCGTCATCTTGTTCTTTGGCACCTACGTCATCGCAACATCTCTGAAGGACTTCAAGACCAGTGGATACTTCCCTAGCTTT GTTCGTCAAATCTTCAGTGACTTTGCTGTACTGTTAGCCATTATTCTCATGGTCGGTCTAGATATGGCCATTGGCATTCCCACGCCTAAACTAGAAGTACCAGAAAATTTCGCT CCAACAAAGCCCGGCCGTCCATGGTTTATCAACCCCATCAGCGACAAGAACCCTTGGTGGGTCATCCTTGTGTCCGCTATTCCAGCTTTCCTGTCTACCATTTTGATTTTCCTTGATCAGCAGATCACAGCTGTCATCGTCAACAGAAAGGAGAATAAACTGAAG AAAGGAAACGGTTACCACTTGGACATGTTCGTGGTCGGTATCTGCGTGCTGATCTGCTCGCTGCTGGGTCTGCCGTGGTACGTCGCCGCCACTGTGTCCGCCCTGGCCCACATCATGAGTCTGAAGAAGGAATCCGAATGCTCCGCCCCAGGTGAAAAGCCGGTCTTCTTAGGATGTCG CGAACAACGTGTAACAGCGCTGGTGGTCGGTATCCTCAGTGGTCTCTCTGTCTTCATGACCAAAATCTTGAAG GTTATCCCTATGCCTGTGTTGTACGGTGTCTTTTTATTCATGGGTGTCGCAGCTCTTAAAGGAAtgcag TTTGTTGACCGCCTCGCTCTCATCTTCATGCCCAAGAAGTACCAGCCCGATCACATGTACCTTCGTCACGTGCCGATCAAGCGTGTTCACCTCTTCACCTTATTCCAAATCGTCTGTCTTGCTATACTGTGGGTGGTGAAGATGATCAAGTCCATCTCCATTCTCTTCCCCGTCATG GTTTTGGGTACTTGTATTGTACGAAAGTTGTTTGACTATATCTTCGAGCAAAGAGAGTTAAAATGGCTGGATGACTTGATGCCGGAGGATAAGAAGATGGCAAAGGAGGACCAAGAAATGGCTGGAGATGGCGAG AAAGATCAGCTGCTGAATGAGGAGGAGTCAAAGTTCAACTACAACCGAGTCAACATCTCTGAGGAGGTCAACAAGACCGGCATGTGGCTCCAAGTGCGCCGCAGCTCCACCAGGGAGGACTCGCTCCACGA CAAAAATAGAAAGAACATGAAGAACGAAGAAAATTCAGAGAAAAAGGGACAAAAAGCCGCTTTCTACTTCGGAGAAAATGCGTAA
- the LOC105338672 gene encoding electroneutral sodium bicarbonate exchanger 1 isoform X1 — MTDSHEETVRDYGMTRNFSSDNFASDAHRQMIGVRLPRRQQRPGRSSSSRRHRDQNGYPRSSDASSPNVPENTTGLPASVSPSEHIQQLLLENDDTHNVFCQMDTLYTALNEYQWRETARWVKYEEDVEDGGERWSKPHVASLSLHSLFELRSSLLMGAVMLDMDAYHITQVADLIIDQLINAKLLESNLRDNVRAAITANHAHQHQKRRRSMMPTQQESMADFRKRSMKRNFSSNMSFRRDSSAKLNRNPNSVPENIGDLLSDSASSAKLNQQFMKKIPDGSEAANILVGEMDCLKYQITAFVRLTEARSIGDLTEVPLPTKFIFLLLGPPGSHNKNVEMGRSMSTMMVDEVFREVAYRAKSRQDILSGIDEFLDQVTVLPPGEWDPKIRIEPPDKVPSQDPRRQQNAKVPEGPKVAAEQIEEEESHIDPTLVRTGRLFGGLVADIKRKIPWYASDFKDCLHIQCVASTLYLYLATLTPNVTFGGLLGLATNQYMGTMECILTAAIVGILFALFAGQPLNILGSTGPMLVLEMIVYSFCIDQGWDYMPFRAWTGIWTTVIIMLVVAFDLSALVRYITRFTEESFACLIAIIFIYEAIKKVIGITKKYPVNLNPEHEYFFNCTCTPPIDNSTYFNATNLTMAAGPTYAVQEMTTMSYANSSSIDFSTLTEDMCEMYNGTMVGPDCGHHPYAADVFFLSVILFFGTYVIATSLKDFKTSGYFPSFVRQIFSDFAVLLAIILMVGLDMAIGIPTPKLEVPENFAPTKPGRPWFINPISDKNPWWVILVSAIPAFLSTILIFLDQQITAVIVNRKENKLKKGNGYHLDMFVVGICVLICSLLGLPWYVAATVSALAHIMSLKKESECSAPGEKPVFLGCREQRVTALVVGILSGLSVFMTKILKVIPMPVLYGVFLFMGVAALKGMQFVDRLALIFMPKKYQPDHMYLRHVPIKRVHLFTLFQIVCLAILWVVKMIKSISILFPVMVLGTCIVRKLFDYIFEQRELKWLDDLMPEDKKMAKEDQEMAGDGEKDQLLNEEESKFNYNRVNISEEVNKTGMWLQVRRSSTREDSLHDKNRKNMKNEENSEKKGQKAAFYFGENA, encoded by the exons ATGACGGATTCTCACGAGGAAACAGTGAGGGATTATGGGATGACTCGGAACTTTAGCAGCGACAATTTCG CTAGCGATGCTCATCGTCAGATGATAGGGGTACGCTTGCCAAGGAGACAACAGCGTCCCGGGCGCTCTTCATCTTCCAGAAGACATCGAGATCAAAATGGCTACCCTAGATCGTCTGATGCTTCAAGTCCCA ATGTGCCAGAAAATACAACCGGTCTTCCTG CTTCAGTGTCGCCTAGTGAACACATTCAACAACTCCTTCTCGAGAACGATGACACACACAACGTTTTCTGTCAGATGGACACACTTTACACCGCTCTGAATGAGTACCAATGGAGAGAGACTGCAAG ATGGGTGAAATATGAAGAAGATGTAGAAGATGGAGGAGAGCGTTGGTCTAAGCCCCACGTTGCCTCACTTTCGCTACATTCCCTGTTTGAACTCCGGTCCTCCCTGCTGATGGGAGCTGTGATGTTAGACATGGATGCTTACCATATCACCCAGGTTGCTG ACCTCATCATCGATCAGCTCATTAATGCCAAACTCTTGGAAAGCAACCTTCGCGACAACGTCAGAGCAGCGATAACAGCAAACCACGCCCATCAGCATCAAAAGCGCAGGCGAAGTATGATGCCAACTCAACAAGAATCAATGGCCGACTTCCGGAAACGTTCAATGAAGAGGAACTTTTCTAGTAACATGTCTTTCAGAAGAG ACAGCTCAGCAAAATTAAACAGAAATCCAAATAGTGTTCCCGAAAACATTGGTGACCTTTTGAGCGATTCTGCTTCAAGTGCTAAG ctgaaCCAACAGTTCATGAAAAAGATTCCTGATGGGTCGGAAGCTGCCAACATTTTGGTTGGAGAGATGGATTGCCTGAAGTATCAGATTACTGCCTTTGTGAGACTGACCGAGGCACGGTCTATCGGGGACCTGACGGAGGTCCCTTTGCCAACCAAGTTCATCTTCCTCCTCCTCGGACCTCCCGGAAGCCACAATAAAAACGTAGAGATGGGACGTTCCATGTCCACAATGATGGTTGATGAG GTATTCAGGGAAGTTGCATACCGGGCCAAAAGTAGGCAAGATATTTTGTCCGGAATCGACGAGTTCCTTGACCAGGTCACGGTTCTTCCTCCCGGAGAGTGGGATCCTAAAATCAGGATAGAGCCTCCTGACAAAGTACCATCCCAG GACCCAAGGAGACAACAGAACGCCAAGGTTCCGGAGGGTCCGAAAGTAGCAGCAGAACAGATTGAAGAGGAAGAATCTCATATCGATCCAACATTAGTACGAACTGGCAG aCTGTTTGGAGGTTTGGTGGCCGACATCAAACGAAAGATTCCGTGGTATGCCAGCGACTTCAAAGATTGTCTTCACATCCAGTGTGTGGCGTCCACATTGTATCTCTACCTGGCTACTCTTACACCAAATGTTACGTTCGGAGGACTTCTAGGACTGGCAACAAACCAATACATG GGTACGATGGAATGCATCTTGACCGCAGCTATCGTTGGCATTCTCTTTGCTCTCTTTGCTGGGCAACCGCTGAATATTCTGGGTAGTACTGGTCCCATGTTGGTTCTGGAAATGATTGTCTACAGCTTCTGTAT TGATCAAGGATGGGATTACATGCCTTTCCGGGCGTGGACGGGAATCTGGACAACAGTTATCATCATGCTTGTAGTGGCCTTTGACCTCAGTGCGCTTGTGCGGTACATCACGAGATTTACCGAGGAGAGCTTCGCTTGCCTGATCGCCATTATCTTCATTTACGAAGCTATCAAAAAAGTCATCGGAATCACCAAAAAGTATCCCGTCAATCTCAACCCAGAGCATGAATACTTCTTCAACTGCACTTGTACGCCACCTATTGACAATTCCACCTACTTTAATGCAACGAACCTAACGATGGCTGCTGGGCCGACATACGCTGTACAAGAGATGACAACCATGAGCTACGCCAATTCCAGCTCCATTGACTTCTCGACGCTGACAGAGGACATGTGCGAGATGTACAATGGAACCATGGTGGGACCGGATTGTGGTCATCATCCGTATGCCGCCGACGTCTTCTTCCTGTCCGTCATCTTGTTCTTTGGCACCTACGTCATCGCAACATCTCTGAAGGACTTCAAGACCAGTGGATACTTCCCTAGCTTT GTTCGTCAAATCTTCAGTGACTTTGCTGTACTGTTAGCCATTATTCTCATGGTCGGTCTAGATATGGCCATTGGCATTCCCACGCCTAAACTAGAAGTACCAGAAAATTTCGCT CCAACAAAGCCCGGCCGTCCATGGTTTATCAACCCCATCAGCGACAAGAACCCTTGGTGGGTCATCCTTGTGTCCGCTATTCCAGCTTTCCTGTCTACCATTTTGATTTTCCTTGATCAGCAGATCACAGCTGTCATCGTCAACAGAAAGGAGAATAAACTGAAG AAAGGAAACGGTTACCACTTGGACATGTTCGTGGTCGGTATCTGCGTGCTGATCTGCTCGCTGCTGGGTCTGCCGTGGTACGTCGCCGCCACTGTGTCCGCCCTGGCCCACATCATGAGTCTGAAGAAGGAATCCGAATGCTCCGCCCCAGGTGAAAAGCCGGTCTTCTTAGGATGTCG CGAACAACGTGTAACAGCGCTGGTGGTCGGTATCCTCAGTGGTCTCTCTGTCTTCATGACCAAAATCTTGAAG GTTATCCCTATGCCTGTGTTGTACGGTGTCTTTTTATTCATGGGTGTCGCAGCTCTTAAAGGAAtgcag TTTGTTGACCGCCTCGCTCTCATCTTCATGCCCAAGAAGTACCAGCCCGATCACATGTACCTTCGTCACGTGCCGATCAAGCGTGTTCACCTCTTCACCTTATTCCAAATCGTCTGTCTTGCTATACTGTGGGTGGTGAAGATGATCAAGTCCATCTCCATTCTCTTCCCCGTCATG GTTTTGGGTACTTGTATTGTACGAAAGTTGTTTGACTATATCTTCGAGCAAAGAGAGTTAAAATGGCTGGATGACTTGATGCCGGAGGATAAGAAGATGGCAAAGGAGGACCAAGAAATGGCTGGAGATGGCGAG AAAGATCAGCTGCTGAATGAGGAGGAGTCAAAGTTCAACTACAACCGAGTCAACATCTCTGAGGAGGTCAACAAGACCGGCATGTGGCTCCAAGTGCGCCGCAGCTCCACCAGGGAGGACTCGCTCCACGA CAAAAATAGAAAGAACATGAAGAACGAAGAAAATTCAGAGAAAAAGGGACAAAAAGCCGCTTTCTACTTCGGAGAAAATGCGTAA
- the LOC117685656 gene encoding uncharacterized protein: MIKYSKFFTPWTALFFIILKVFVASDVSSTGIKRQDGVKLTNRLLESVHGVGFIMCIRECQTREDCFSVSYSRSHLICDLHRSSVRKENDASLVSEDPLFTYVDMADVASSPLSSCSSTGSCGSLATKCVQLSSQKTVCVNPVPRPSIKTSTPLSASSIVQSTTSVSTATDSSSISTTPNSSFCPAPFIESDDGKLCISIMQNKMSRDNAKSECQKTSNCLLLRIDSEEAQNIISAFLTKHMNSNVGNMWIDGTYENSKWTLSSGEMVYTNWKSKRPPKAGEDCILLMSDNSKWDPTLCSAKNSFLCEIKIT; encoded by the exons atGATAAAATATTCGAAATTTTTCACCCCTTGGACcgctttatttttcattattttaaaagtttttgtagCTTCCGACGTTTCGTCTACGGGAATAAAAAGACAAGATGGTGTCAAATTGACCAATCGTTTGTTGGAATCTGTTCATGGTGTTGGATTTATCATGTGTATAAGAGAATGTCAAACGCGGGAGGATTGCTTCTCCGTGAGCTACAGTAGATCCCATCTTATCTGTGACTTACATCGGAGCAGTGTCCGAAAGGAAAACGACGCTTCATTGGTGTCTGAGGATCCGCTCTTCACATACGTCGACATGGCAGATGTTGCTTct aGCCCGTTGTCCTCTTGCTCTTCAACCGGAAGTTGTGGATCCTTGGCAACTAAATGTGTCCAGCTGAGCAGTCAGAAGACAGTGTGTGTGAACCCAG TTCCCAGGCCATCTATTAAGACTTCTACACCGCTGTCTGCTTCGAGTATTGTGCAAAGTACGACTTCAGTATCAACTGCAACTGATTCGTCATCGATTTCAACAACTCCAAATTCATCTTTTTGTCCAGCGCCGTTCATAGAAAGTGACGACGGGAAGTTGTGTATTTCCATCATGCAGAACAAAATGTCACGTGACAACGCCAAATCTGAGTGCCAAAAGACAAGCAACTGTTTATTACTTCGAATTGATTCGGAAGAAGCACAGAATATtatttcagcttttctgacgAAGCATATGAACTCTA ATGTGGGTAACATGTGGATTGATGGAACATACGAGAATTCAAAGTGGACACTCTCTTCGGGTGAAATGGTGTACACAAACTGGAAGTCTAAGAGACCGCCTAAAGCAGGAGAGGACTGTATCTTATTGATGTCAGACAACTCTAAATGGGATCCAACCCTATGCTCCGCTAAAAATTCCTTTCTGTGTGAAATTAAGATTACATGA
- the LOC117681213 gene encoding electroneutral sodium bicarbonate exchanger 1-like produces MEDHDSDSSQFGSEGTHSGGYEVVVMDSHEPRDIFCQMDILRQYNDDFVWKELHRWVKFEEVLEEKGKRWSKPHVSSLYMQSLTELHTLMASNPCILDMEAQSMYEVVDKVLEEWRNEGTVSNLLWNHVRALMLKKHKHQHVSSKYVKRHTSKAKLNESKHKLSPVREISESVSAPNLHGYANEGYESSHSNEDGSNEFLSFGSELNDKFKRKIPDGAEVLNIMVGEVEELKNRRLCAFVRLNEAKDVGKITEVSLPTRFLFILLVPLDDIGVGVEIGRCLGTLMTDEIFREAAYRSSNKVEILSALLDFTSHVTVLPPGCWDKNNRIEPPKVMPAKDSRPNAKPTKKVNKVPDEEEDGHDPSLERTGRLFGGLIQDVKRKWKWYISDFTDAIHVQCFASFVYLFLATLTPNVTFGGLLGVATKQYMGTMECILAAAVTGIIFALFSGQPMNILGSTGPMLVLESILYNLCEEHDWDFLSLRIWVGLWTTLILLIIVAFDLSSLVRYITRFTEESFACLIAFIFIYEAFKKLIEIEHVAPVELHSQSKQLKDCFCIFLNNTQHENDDVTSRHVRSLQTTPRNEVITDNIPIPVAWALNNCTENGGFLGGIECHPGDFVPDVFFFSVLLFLGTFTVAYGVKIFRNSGFFPNFIRNTVGDFGVLIAIIVMVFVDILLGIPTPKLSVPTEFKPTRPDRGWIINPISEKNPWWTILASAIPAILASILVFLDQQITSVIVNRKENKLKKGGGYHLDLLVVALLITLLSFLGLPWYVAATVTAIAHVMSLRKESQCTAPGEKPTFLGVREQRVTALLVGIFSGLAVLITSVLKHIPMPVLYGVFFYMGASALSGMQLIQRILIVFMPQKYQPDYKFLRHVPLIKVHLYTGVQIISLAALWAVKSISSISIVFPLMVLAICFERKALDFIFTQHELKWMDELLPGSKINQETGKTQKKTYKSFIVKPKTIRSLSVPVYSHALQLKPTELKSSISISNESLRRRSCYEDIQRFSTKRKISVSSLPVNLSPRCDSPDAEPESKKNGFNFSEV; encoded by the exons GTGGGTGAAATTTGAGGAGGTGCTGGAGGAGAAGGGTAAGCGCTGGTCCAAGCCCCACGTGTCCTCCCTCTACATGCAGTCCCTGACGGAGTTACATACCCTGATGGCCTCTAACCCCTGTATCCTGGACATGGAGGCTCAGTCTATGTACGAAGTTGTAG ACAAAGTATTGGAGGAGTGGAGGAACGAGGGCACGGTCAGTAACCTACTGTGGAACCACGTGAGAGCCCTAATGCTGAAGAAGCACAAGCACCAGCATGTTAGCAGCAAGTACGTGAAGCGGCACACCAGCAAGGCCAAACTGAACGAATCCAAGCACAAACTCAGTCCCGTCAGAGAAATATCGGAGAGCGTGTCGGCTCCAAATCTCCACGGCTACGCCAACG AAGGATACGAATCGTCGCATTCTAATGAAGATGGATCCAATGAATTCCTCTCTTTTGGGTCTGAG ttGAATGACAAATTCAAAAGAAAGATTCCTGATGGGGCTGAAGTTTTGAATATCATGGTTGGAGAAGTGGAGGAGCTCAAAAACAGACGACTGTGTGCGTTCGTGCGGCTGAATGAAGCTAAAGATGTTGGCAAAATCACAGAGGTCTCTCTTCCAACTCGCTTCCTTTTTATTCTCTTGGTTCCACTTGACGACATTGGTGTCGGTGTGGAAATAGGACGATGCCTTGGAACTCTAATGACAGATGAG ATTTTTCGAGAAGCAGCATATCGGTCTTCAAATAAGGTAGAAATATTGTCAGCTCTTCTAGACTTTACCAGTCACGTGACTGTTTTACCTCCAGGATGCTGGGATAAGAACAACAGAATTGAACCTCCCAAAGTGATGCCTGCAAAA GACTCGAGACCGAATGCAAAGCCGACTAAAAAGGTGAACAAAGTCCCGGATGAGGAGGAAGATGGTCACGACCCCAGCCTTGAACGGACGGGCAG GTTGTTCGGAGGGCTGATACAAGACGTGAAGAGGAAATGGAAGTGGTACATCAGCGACTTCACTGACGCAATCCACGTTCAATGCTTTGCTTCTTTCGTCTACTTATTTTTGGCTACTTTAACGCCCAATGTCACCTTTGGTGGTCTTTTGGGAGTTGCTACCAAACAGTATATG GGCACAATGGAATGTATTTTAGCAGCAGCGGTGACGGGGATCATTTTTGCGTTATTCTCCGGTCAACCAATGAATATTCTTGGAAGCACGGGACCTATGCTTGTCCTGGaatcaattttgtataatttatgcGA AGAACATGACTGGGATTTCCTGTCCCTTCGTATTTGGGTAGGGCTTTGGACTACATTGATACTTCTTATTATCGTGGCCTTTGACCTCAGCTCACTTGTTCGATACATCACCCGATTTACGGAGGAGTCGTTTGCCTGCTTGattgcattcatttttatttacgaAGCATTCAAAAAACTTATTGAAATTGAACATGTTGCCCCCGTTGAATTACATTCTCAAAGCAAACAACTGAAGGACTGTTTTTGCATTTTCCTTAATAACACCCAACATGAAAATGATGACGTAACTTCCCGTCATGTGAGGTCCTTGCAGACGACACCAAGAAATGAGGTCATTACAGATAATATTCCGATCCCAGTTGCTTGGGCATTGAACAACTGTACGGAAAACGGTGGGTTCCTGGGTGGAATAGAATGTCACCCTGGGGATTTCGTGCCTGACGTCTTTTTCTTCAGTGTTCTTCTATTTCTGGGAACCTTCACAGTCGCCTATGGGGTGAAGATATTCAGAAACTCCGGATTTTTTCCAAACTTT aTAAGAAACACCGTTGGAGATTTTGGAGTCTTGATCGCCATCATCGTAATGGTTTTTGTAGACATTTTGCTTGGCATTCCTACTCCCAAACTGAGTGTTCCAACAGAATTCAAG CCAACTAGACCAGATCGAGGCTGGATCATTAATCCAATCAGTGAGAAGAATCCATGGTGGACAATTCTGGCGTCCGCCATTCCGGCTATTTTGGCGTCTATTCTAGTATTCCTAGATCAACAGATTACGTCCGTGATTGTcaacagaaaagaaaacaaactcaAA AAAGGAGGGGGGTACCACCTGGACCTGTTGGTCGTGGCCCTGCTGATCACGCTTCTCTCCTTTCTGGGGCTCCCCTGGTATGTGGCAGCCACCGTAACCGCCATTGCTCACGTGATGAGTCTAAGGAAGGAGTCCCAGTGTACCGCACCCGGGGAGAAACCAACATTTCTCGGAGTCAG GGAGCAGAGAGTGACTGCACTTTTGGTCGGCATATTTAGCGGCCTCGCCGTCCTAATTACGTCGGTCTTAAAG CACATCCCAATGCCAGTTTTGTACGGCGTATTCTTTTACATGGGAGCATCCGCATTAAGTGGAATGCAG CTAATCCAGCGGATACTGATCGTATTCATGCCTCAGAAGTACCAACCAGACTATAAGTTCCTTCGCCATGTCCCTCTGATCAAAGTACACTTGTACACAGGAGTTCAGATTATCTCCCTTGCCGCCTTGTGGGCAGTCAAGAGCATCAGCTCTATAAGCATTGTGTTTCCTTTGATG gTTCTTGCGATATGCTTTGAAAGGAAAGCCCTGGACTTTATTTTTACTCAGCATGAATTGAAGTGGATGGATGAACTTCTCCCCGGCTCAAAAATCAACCAAGAAACAGGGAAG ACGCAGAAAAAGACCTATAAAAGTTTTATTGTGAAACCAAAGACTATCCGGTCGCTTTCAGTACCGGTCTATAGCCACGCGCTACAGCTGAAGCCAACAGAGTTGAAGTCCAGTATCTCCATCTCTAACGAATCTCTACGGAGACGTTCGTGTTACGAAGATATCCAGAGATTCTCCACGAAGCGGAAGATCTCCGTATCCTCGTTACCGGTCAATCTGTCGCCTCGCTGTGATTCGCCCGACGCAGAACCCGAGAGCAAGAAAAACGGGTTCAATTTCAGTGAAGTGTAG